In Fluviispira sanaruensis, a genomic segment contains:
- a CDS encoding thiolase family protein has translation MKNVYIVSAKRTPVGRFQGVFKTVSAARLGANAIQAAIEASGVSNTHIDEIIMGEVLTAGVGQAPARQAAIYAGLPDSVQALTIGKVCGSGLKSVVLGAQSILVGDSHLVIAGGQESMSNAPYLLPNARDGLRMGNKEIIDSMIQDGLWDPYNNLHMGNCAEICAKDYKITREEQDAFALESYNRARRAMDQGLFQNEIAPVSVVSSKVTTEVTEDEEPKAADLAKMKSLKPAFEKDGTITAANASKINDGAAALILASEEAVKKYNLKPLAKIINWAGHAQDPKWFTTAPIAAIQKVLIKAKLSSQDIDLYEINEAFALVAMAAMRKLEIPHEKVNPNGGACAIGHPIGASGARILTTLTHSLIQQKKKYGLATLCIGGGEGIAMIIERV, from the coding sequence ATGAAAAATGTTTATATCGTATCTGCAAAAAGAACTCCTGTCGGTCGTTTTCAAGGCGTATTTAAAACTGTTTCCGCTGCACGTTTAGGAGCAAATGCTATACAGGCCGCAATTGAAGCAAGTGGAGTGAGTAATACCCATATCGATGAAATCATTATGGGCGAAGTTTTAACTGCAGGAGTTGGACAAGCACCTGCAAGACAAGCTGCTATTTATGCGGGCTTACCGGATTCCGTCCAAGCTTTAACGATTGGTAAGGTCTGTGGAAGCGGATTAAAATCTGTCGTTTTAGGAGCTCAATCCATTTTGGTTGGCGACTCTCATCTTGTCATTGCGGGTGGGCAAGAGAGTATGAGCAATGCACCTTATTTATTACCCAATGCGCGTGATGGCTTACGCATGGGGAATAAAGAAATTATTGACTCAATGATTCAAGATGGTCTTTGGGATCCCTATAATAATTTGCATATGGGAAATTGTGCAGAAATTTGTGCAAAAGATTATAAAATAACGCGGGAAGAACAAGATGCTTTTGCTTTAGAAAGTTACAATCGTGCGCGGAGAGCAATGGATCAAGGATTGTTTCAAAACGAAATAGCACCGGTTTCAGTAGTTTCATCTAAAGTAACAACTGAAGTAACAGAAGATGAAGAACCCAAAGCAGCAGACCTCGCTAAGATGAAGAGTCTTAAACCTGCTTTTGAGAAAGATGGTACAATTACTGCGGCCAACGCTTCTAAAATAAATGATGGCGCTGCTGCACTTATTTTAGCGTCAGAAGAAGCAGTTAAAAAGTATAATTTAAAACCATTGGCTAAAATTATAAATTGGGCAGGGCATGCTCAAGATCCAAAATGGTTTACAACAGCGCCTATTGCAGCTATCCAAAAAGTATTGATAAAAGCAAAATTATCATCCCAGGATATTGATTTATATGAAATCAATGAAGCATTTGCATTGGTCGCTATGGCGGCTATGCGGAAATTAGAAATTCCCCATGAAAAAGTGAATCCCAATGGTGGTGCTTGTGCTATAGGCCATCCTATTGGTGCAAGCGGTGCGCGCATTTTAACAACACTTACACATTCTCTTATTCAGCAAAAAAAGAAGTATGGTCTTGCGACTCTATGTATTGGTGGGGGAGAAGGTATTGCAATGATTATTGAACGTGTCTAA
- a CDS encoding MFS transporter — protein MFAVTNQTNNKIFVVIAVAFAMFVDAMSYGIVVPLLPIYASQYLNHSNTLTSLFVSIYAIGLLLSVPFVNFLTQKIGNKSTLIFGGFLLFFSLILFPFGNSIGLLFLARFLQGASAAITWTAGLGLVALNVHPQKRSTALGTVMVGVSVGHLLGAPFAGFLYEFGGLYLPFFGVSLFTIISLALFYLLKDRNEVIINLKKYNNLDFVKLISKNNILFGLCAVVLLESFMISMLEPTLALFVSRQFDASSMTIGLLFGVQVLTLGILSPFVGKLADKYGKLKMIVIGMFSCGVLFLSMASTQTLPSFFILMSLLGVSSAFFMSPVLSAFADEIDKSEMKGLYHIAYGIFNLVYSLGMILGPTCGGALSEMWSETASFAVVGIVLLAAVPPVVYTILLKKKVSYTVQPSAIDLAHPAEKSKSKVQDFSPIA, from the coding sequence ATGTTCGCAGTCACTAACCAAACTAATAATAAAATATTTGTTGTGATTGCTGTTGCGTTTGCCATGTTCGTAGATGCTATGAGTTATGGAATAGTTGTTCCTCTATTACCTATCTATGCAAGCCAATATTTGAATCACTCCAACACCTTGACAAGTTTATTTGTTTCTATTTATGCTATTGGTCTCTTATTGAGCGTACCATTTGTGAATTTTCTGACACAAAAAATTGGTAACAAATCCACTCTTATATTTGGCGGGTTTCTCTTATTTTTTAGCTTAATACTCTTCCCATTTGGTAATTCTATCGGTCTTCTGTTTTTAGCGCGATTTTTACAAGGTGCTTCTGCAGCTATTACTTGGACAGCAGGGTTAGGATTGGTTGCATTGAATGTGCATCCACAAAAAAGATCGACAGCTCTTGGTACCGTTATGGTCGGAGTTTCCGTAGGCCACCTTCTCGGTGCACCTTTTGCCGGCTTTTTATATGAATTCGGTGGATTGTATTTACCGTTCTTTGGTGTTTCTTTATTTACAATAATCAGTTTAGCACTTTTCTATCTCTTAAAAGATAGAAATGAAGTGATTATCAATCTTAAAAAATATAATAATCTTGATTTTGTTAAGTTAATTTCTAAAAACAATATTCTTTTTGGCTTGTGTGCCGTTGTATTACTAGAATCTTTCATGATTTCCATGCTTGAACCCACTCTTGCTTTATTTGTATCGCGCCAATTTGATGCTTCAAGTATGACCATCGGTTTATTATTTGGTGTACAAGTCTTGACCCTTGGAATTTTATCTCCCTTCGTTGGTAAACTTGCTGATAAATACGGTAAACTTAAAATGATAGTTATAGGCATGTTTTCTTGCGGTGTGCTCTTTTTATCGATGGCAAGCACACAAACACTCCCATCTTTTTTTATTTTAATGAGCTTACTCGGTGTCTCTTCTGCCTTTTTCATGAGCCCAGTGCTTTCTGCCTTTGCAGATGAAATTGATAAATCAGAAATGAAAGGGCTTTATCATATAGCTTATGGAATATTTAATCTTGTTTATTCTTTGGGAATGATACTCGGTCCAACGTGTGGAGGTGCTTTAAGCGAAATGTGGTCTGAAACGGCAAGCTTCGCGGTTGTCGGTATTGTTCTTCTCGCTGCTGTACCACCTGTTGTTTATACTATTCTTTTAAAGAAGAAGGTGTCTTACACTGTACAACCTTCTGCCATAGATCTTGCTCATCCTGCGGAGAAGTCGAAAAGCAAAGTTCAAGATTTTTCACCAATTGCTTAA
- a CDS encoding APC family permease, with the protein MELKRGISTWGILFASVSATIGSGWLFGSLYTAKMAGPAAILAWFIGAVAIIIVAMCFAELSTMFPVSGGLSAFPLFTHGTTISFILGWVSWLAFIVIVPIEVLAVIQYAATFIPSLMQKVADSDQLTPSGYIVAFFLTGILLLINITSARIMSKTSFYITIWKLLVPCLLIILFLYKSHHFENLTSHGFAPNGMQGLFASLSVGGIILAYNGFQPGVALAGETKNPQRSIPIAIVGSMVICMFIYCFLQFAFILAVPPENLANGWSALTFAGQEGPFAGLAIIIGLAWFGIILYSDALISPFGSGVIFMAASARASYSMSKSKLMPHFFQLLSKNAVPIPGLLVTFILSLVIFVCFDNWQEMASFYAAAICLCNAVIPVTLFVMRKDFPNLPRPFKIFSYKIFSMLAFYISNMLFYWCGWHIIWKLDIVILIGIVMLATMNYFNKSQLSIDLKASIWLAFYLIAFNIVSYLGSYGIGALNIIANGYDFVWIAVISSISVLLASKYKLANVKAEKLIQETLESIENEKTKLST; encoded by the coding sequence ATGGAATTAAAGCGTGGAATTTCTACATGGGGCATCTTGTTTGCTTCTGTCAGTGCAACGATCGGCTCGGGCTGGTTGTTTGGATCTCTATACACTGCCAAAATGGCTGGACCTGCGGCTATACTTGCTTGGTTTATCGGCGCCGTCGCGATTATCATAGTTGCAATGTGTTTTGCAGAATTATCGACGATGTTTCCTGTATCGGGAGGGCTCAGTGCCTTCCCTCTTTTTACCCATGGCACAACAATTTCATTTATTTTGGGTTGGGTTTCTTGGCTTGCATTTATTGTTATTGTTCCAATAGAAGTGCTTGCAGTTATCCAATATGCTGCCACCTTTATTCCATCACTTATGCAAAAAGTTGCTGATTCCGATCAGCTTACTCCTTCGGGTTATATTGTCGCCTTTTTTCTTACGGGAATTTTATTATTAATTAATATTACAAGTGCTCGCATAATGTCGAAAACGAGTTTTTATATTACGATTTGGAAATTGCTTGTTCCATGTTTATTAATTATTCTTTTTCTATATAAATCGCATCATTTTGAAAATTTAACTTCCCACGGATTCGCTCCAAATGGCATGCAAGGTTTATTTGCCTCTTTATCAGTAGGTGGAATTATTCTTGCTTATAATGGTTTTCAACCTGGAGTTGCCCTAGCCGGTGAAACAAAAAATCCACAGCGGAGCATTCCAATCGCAATTGTTGGTTCGATGGTTATCTGTATGTTTATTTATTGCTTTCTCCAATTCGCTTTTATTTTAGCTGTTCCTCCTGAGAATCTCGCAAACGGCTGGAGTGCTTTGACTTTTGCGGGCCAAGAAGGACCTTTTGCGGGTCTTGCAATTATTATTGGTTTGGCTTGGTTTGGTATCATACTTTATTCTGACGCTCTTATTTCGCCATTTGGCAGTGGAGTTATATTTATGGCGGCTTCTGCCCGTGCTTCATATAGTATGAGTAAAAGTAAGTTGATGCCCCATTTTTTTCAATTATTGTCAAAAAATGCTGTACCTATTCCGGGATTGTTAGTGACTTTTATTCTTTCACTCGTAATATTTGTTTGTTTCGATAATTGGCAAGAAATGGCATCATTTTATGCAGCAGCAATTTGCCTCTGCAATGCCGTCATTCCTGTTACATTGTTTGTTATGCGCAAAGATTTTCCTAATTTGCCAAGACCATTTAAGATCTTTTCTTATAAAATTTTCTCAATGTTAGCGTTTTATATTAGTAATATGTTGTTTTATTGGTGCGGATGGCACATTATTTGGAAACTCGATATTGTTATTCTCATCGGAATCGTCATGCTGGCTACCATGAATTATTTTAACAAAAGCCAACTTTCGATTGATCTGAAAGCATCTATTTGGCTAGCTTTTTATTTAATCGCTTTTAACATTGTCTCCTACCTCGGTTCTTACGGCATCGGTGCTCTTAATATTATTGCAAATGGCTATGATTTTGTTTGGATTGCAGTTATCAGCTCTATTTCGGTACTTCTTGCTAGCAAGTATAAACTTGCAAATGTTAAAGCAGAAAAACTTATTCAAGAAACACTAGAATCTATTGAGAATGAAAAAACTAAACTCAGCACTTAA
- a CDS encoding aminopeptidase, producing MKIGFIIATSFLFSGCYSISQGYGQVKLLMKQEPIKDVIKENKETEDRLKKLKIVQPILDFAQAEIGLTPGGSYQKYIALDKPYVSWIVQAARKRSLELKTWWFPFVGSQPYLGYFEKENALEMQKTLINDGYDTVSGGVSAFSLLGYYPDPLYSSIIDNSTVPDFIETIIHESLHRTIYIPNYYAFNENLADFIAKKATVIFLKKNQNIGENPALYEQQYLKNQMVQKKFQTFLNKTKKELDTFYQDIANHSEYVDEEKFLLKREMEFNRIAGEYKKYMNGLEIGTSYEHSFQKGKINNALILAYSVYESKQEPFEIALKNADGNLKQLVKNLELCFSTSPQDEQDLWQKVVQCKTPSSLKE from the coding sequence TTGAAAATTGGATTTATTATAGCAACATCTTTTCTATTCAGCGGTTGTTACTCTATCAGTCAAGGATACGGCCAAGTTAAACTCCTCATGAAACAAGAACCCATCAAAGATGTGATAAAAGAAAATAAAGAAACAGAAGATCGACTCAAAAAACTTAAAATAGTTCAGCCTATTTTAGACTTTGCGCAAGCTGAAATAGGTCTGACTCCTGGAGGAAGTTATCAAAAATATATTGCATTGGATAAACCTTATGTCTCTTGGATCGTACAAGCTGCACGAAAGCGTTCCCTTGAGTTAAAAACATGGTGGTTTCCTTTTGTTGGTTCTCAACCCTATTTAGGATATTTTGAGAAAGAAAATGCATTGGAAATGCAAAAAACTTTAATAAATGATGGCTATGACACTGTTTCGGGGGGGGTATCCGCATTTTCACTCTTAGGATATTATCCAGATCCTTTATACTCATCGATAATTGATAATTCAACAGTGCCAGATTTTATAGAAACAATAATACATGAGTCATTGCATAGAACTATTTATATCCCGAATTACTATGCATTTAATGAAAATCTAGCGGACTTCATTGCTAAAAAAGCAACAGTTATTTTTTTAAAAAAGAACCAAAATATTGGAGAAAATCCAGCTTTATATGAGCAACAATATTTAAAAAATCAAATGGTGCAGAAGAAATTCCAAACATTTTTAAATAAAACAAAAAAAGAATTGGATACATTTTATCAAGATATTGCAAATCATTCAGAATATGTAGATGAGGAAAAGTTTTTACTCAAACGAGAAATGGAATTTAATAGAATTGCAGGTGAATACAAAAAATATATGAACGGATTGGAAATTGGCACATCTTATGAGCATTCATTTCAAAAAGGAAAAATAAACAATGCTCTTATTTTGGCTTATTCAGTTTATGAATCAAAACAAGAGCCGTTTGAGATTGCCTTAAAAAATGCGGATGGTAATCTTAAGCAATTGGTGAAAAATCTTGAACTTTGCTTTTCGACTTCTCCGCAGGATGAGCAAGATCTATGGCAGAAGGTTGTACAGTGTAAGACACCTTCTTCTTTAAAAGAATAG
- a CDS encoding M13-type metalloendopeptidase: MCLFSFKSCKNKPQEINRESDKINYTIKDSVEPCENFYEYVCSNIRDSFKTSLNNSSYLFASIFREHAQKIKKEIGISVDEQTKINFFKEKCIKIGKGPQRCQELGENFYLQEVYAKNINKFIEKYSERKEKVINIFNNLKITAVKKIKDSSYLKESNKNIAIKKLNELRLIIIEPRIEKVENDLLININDNELEKENKYDFFNSMAFARDEENTVYIGLSVINILAAPAASVLNENRVAFILAHEFGHIILIPLNRSLSNIRESLLQEFNNLPENSIILPNILNISYGQQTFFENLSDLLGMMNVYENSLENKVTEDESIKSSEKASVDKDFFIAYARNFCATKEVENKPLVREKNGQKIPIDLHARPIYRVNLGVKRMADFSKLFQCSAKHKLNFDPYAELKIW, translated from the coding sequence TTGTGTCTTTTTAGTTTTAAATCTTGTAAAAATAAACCACAAGAAATAAATAGGGAGAGTGATAAAATAAATTACACAATCAAGGACTCAGTCGAGCCTTGTGAAAATTTTTATGAATACGTCTGTTCAAATATTCGGGATAGCTTTAAAACATCACTTAATAATAGTTCTTACTTATTTGCGAGCATATTTAGGGAACATGCACAAAAAATAAAAAAAGAAATTGGTATTTCAGTTGACGAACAAACAAAAATAAATTTTTTTAAAGAAAAATGCATTAAAATTGGAAAAGGACCGCAGAGATGCCAAGAGCTGGGAGAAAATTTTTATTTACAAGAGGTGTATGCAAAAAATATAAATAAATTTATCGAAAAATATTCAGAGAGAAAAGAGAAAGTTATAAATATTTTTAATAATCTAAAGATAACTGCGGTAAAAAAAATTAAAGACAGCTCTTATCTTAAAGAAAGTAATAAAAATATTGCAATTAAGAAACTCAATGAATTACGACTCATTATTATTGAACCCAGAATAGAAAAAGTGGAAAATGATTTATTAATTAATATAAATGACAATGAGTTAGAAAAGGAAAATAAATATGATTTTTTTAATAGTATGGCTTTTGCAAGAGATGAAGAAAATACAGTTTACATTGGATTAAGTGTTATAAATATCTTAGCAGCTCCTGCTGCGAGTGTTTTGAATGAAAATCGAGTGGCTTTTATTCTTGCCCATGAGTTTGGTCATATAATATTAATTCCTTTAAATCGTAGTTTATCAAACATTAGAGAATCTTTATTACAAGAATTTAATAACTTACCTGAAAATTCTATCATTTTACCAAACATTTTAAATATTTCTTATGGTCAGCAAACTTTTTTCGAAAATTTATCCGACTTATTAGGTATGATGAACGTTTATGAGAATTCTCTAGAAAATAAAGTAACAGAAGATGAAAGTATAAAATCAAGCGAAAAAGCAAGCGTTGATAAAGATTTCTTTATAGCCTATGCAAGAAATTTTTGTGCAACTAAAGAGGTAGAAAATAAACCCTTAGTGAGAGAAAAAAATGGTCAAAAGATTCCAATTGATTTGCATGCACGACCAATTTATCGTGTGAATTTGGGAGTGAAGCGCATGGCAGACTTTTCAAAGTTATTTCAATGCTCTGCAAAGCATAAATTGAATTTTGATCCATATGCAGAATTAAAAATATGGTAA
- a CDS encoding MBL fold metallo-hydrolase: MNFRKQLFGIVTFACTFFSLLAGAATLEIKPYNPVFDRKDKKIKPIFPVASVLITGKKDAVLIDAQFQKAFATDLVKMIKDSKKNLTTVFVTHKDPDFYFGLDTIKKEFPNVKILATKYTVNDIKASMDGKLKYWSPILKDQAPAKVILPEVLDGNSIMLEGEKIEVIGLDSAAPGDTFLWLPSNKTAVGGVIVYGNMHLWVADNQSEESRKHWFEAMDAMENLKPTKVIPGHYLSKPMKIESIKFTRDYLKKFEEEAKKAKDSKELIGSMKKLYPKIGGNTELEMSAKVIKGEMKWPM, translated from the coding sequence ATGAATTTCCGAAAGCAATTGTTTGGAATTGTTACATTCGCATGCACATTTTTTTCTCTGTTAGCTGGGGCAGCTACACTGGAGATTAAGCCATATAATCCAGTTTTTGACCGGAAAGATAAAAAAATAAAACCAATTTTTCCTGTTGCTTCAGTCCTCATCACAGGGAAAAAAGATGCCGTTTTGATCGATGCTCAATTTCAAAAGGCATTTGCTACGGACTTAGTTAAGATGATTAAGGATTCCAAAAAAAACTTAACAACTGTTTTTGTAACTCATAAAGATCCAGATTTTTATTTTGGTCTTGATACAATAAAAAAAGAATTTCCAAATGTTAAAATTTTAGCAACTAAATATACTGTAAATGATATTAAGGCTTCGATGGACGGTAAATTGAAATATTGGTCACCTATTTTAAAAGACCAAGCACCAGCAAAAGTCATCCTACCTGAAGTTCTTGACGGAAACTCCATTATGCTTGAGGGAGAAAAAATTGAAGTCATTGGTTTAGACAGCGCTGCTCCTGGAGATACATTCTTATGGCTTCCATCCAACAAAACTGCAGTGGGAGGGGTGATTGTTTATGGCAACATGCATTTATGGGTTGCAGATAATCAGTCTGAAGAATCACGTAAACATTGGTTCGAAGCAATGGATGCTATGGAAAACTTAAAACCAACCAAAGTGATTCCAGGGCACTATTTATCTAAACCGATGAAAATTGAATCAATAAAATTTACCCGTGATTATTTAAAAAAGTTTGAAGAAGAAGCAAAAAAAGCAAAAGACTCTAAGGAACTTATCGGTAGTATGAAGAAACTTTATCCTAAAATAGGTGGAAATACAGAACTTGAAATGAGTGCAAAAGTTATTAAAGGTGAAATGAAATGGCCTATGTGA
- a CDS encoding SGNH/GDSL hydrolase family protein produces the protein MRQLRSSIKQVLGGRNLVGKSKDTAIQECIQEAHEKIYTKVINPINLKKSIQICLCLENDPQNIFSSRFLENIGELNKNKNFIFRKILPRSIQKFIANFYIIYESKQNTFNGFNRSYIDPKALNINEFKQWFKSLLNLTECTYKAIIENNYIEDIFLDTAKKIKLGSSPNNKISRIVIFGDSLSDTGLMYSSTMGRIFVKLNELNKNIKILNKSPFGRFTNGFVWCDMISAYLMYKADNKNLDKYHTYEDILTNKLQKDKVDRFILNYAVGGSTAGNYSFFTNVSSLQIKTVLLGTVLYCLEKQVNQHLKEYANISNNLNIIWAGPNDLVTLGWENLKGIEYAQKGIFTCINKLKSRGAKNFLLLNMPDIYISPKFQLASQDTKNHLAWLVDKFNNDLEKKAKAENIKLFDIRQVLRDLVKNKFQYYEYEGFRYDINLTNTKDGLTLLDEIKKNERYMYFDDLHPSALTHGLLGFVIAKYISKNFEIVTEQAPPLFRRESF, from the coding sequence ATGAGACAATTAAGAAGTTCAATAAAACAAGTTTTAGGTGGTCGAAATTTAGTTGGAAAATCAAAAGACACAGCTATACAAGAATGCATTCAAGAAGCTCATGAAAAAATTTATACTAAAGTAATTAATCCAATTAATCTCAAAAAATCTATTCAAATTTGTTTGTGTCTTGAAAATGACCCGCAAAATATATTTAGTTCACGTTTTCTTGAAAACATCGGAGAATTAAATAAAAATAAAAATTTTATCTTTAGAAAAATACTACCCAGAAGTATTCAAAAATTTATTGCAAATTTTTATATAATCTATGAATCTAAACAAAATACATTTAATGGATTCAATCGATCCTATATTGATCCAAAGGCACTCAATATTAATGAATTTAAACAATGGTTTAAATCTCTTTTAAATTTAACTGAATGTACCTACAAAGCTATTATAGAAAATAACTACATTGAAGATATTTTCTTAGACACTGCTAAAAAAATAAAATTAGGCAGCTCCCCAAATAATAAAATATCACGTATCGTTATTTTTGGTGACAGCTTATCGGACACAGGTCTTATGTATTCTTCAACAATGGGTAGAATATTTGTTAAGTTAAATGAACTTAACAAAAATATTAAAATATTAAATAAATCCCCATTTGGGCGTTTTACAAATGGATTTGTCTGGTGCGACATGATATCCGCTTATCTAATGTATAAGGCAGATAATAAAAATCTAGATAAGTACCATACATATGAAGATATTTTAACAAATAAACTGCAAAAAGATAAAGTGGATCGCTTCATACTGAATTATGCTGTTGGTGGATCGACAGCTGGTAATTATTCCTTTTTTACAAATGTATCTAGCTTGCAGATCAAAACTGTTTTATTAGGTACTGTTTTATATTGCTTAGAAAAACAAGTAAATCAACATCTTAAAGAATATGCAAATATTTCAAATAATCTAAATATTATTTGGGCAGGTCCCAATGACCTTGTTACGTTGGGATGGGAAAATTTAAAAGGGATCGAATATGCACAAAAAGGAATTTTTACTTGCATAAACAAATTAAAAAGTCGTGGTGCTAAAAATTTTCTCTTACTCAATATGCCTGATATTTATATATCACCAAAATTTCAATTAGCTTCACAAGATACAAAAAACCATCTTGCTTGGCTTGTCGATAAATTCAACAACGATTTAGAAAAAAAAGCGAAAGCTGAAAATATTAAACTTTTTGATATACGCCAGGTGCTCCGTGATTTGGTAAAAAATAAATTCCAATATTATGAATATGAAGGCTTTCGTTATGATATTAACTTGACTAATACCAAAGATGGATTAACACTTCTTGACGAAATTAAGAAAAATGAACGTTACATGTATTTTGATGACCTGCACCCTTCTGCTCTAACCCATGGACTTTTAGGATTTGTTATAGCCAAATATATTTCTAAAAACTTTGAAATTGTAACTGAACAGGCTCCACCCCTTTTTCGTAGAGAGTCCTTTTAA
- a CDS encoding EVE domain-containing protein → MDLEINSDSKFWLMKSEPDVFSFFDLERRENQKEQWDGVRNYQARNFMMNDMKVGDKILFYHSNATPPGIAGLCEVVEEAKPDNTALDPKSEYFDPKSTKEIPRWFAVTVGKPQRLESFVSLTEMREEKELKDMLLLRKGQRLSILPVSQQEYSCILKIASSRK, encoded by the coding sequence ATGGATTTAGAAATTAACAGTGATAGTAAATTTTGGCTTATGAAGTCAGAGCCTGATGTTTTTTCTTTTTTTGATTTAGAAAGAAGAGAAAATCAAAAAGAACAATGGGATGGTGTGAGAAATTATCAGGCTCGAAATTTCATGATGAATGATATGAAAGTAGGTGATAAAATATTATTTTATCACTCCAATGCAACCCCTCCTGGAATTGCTGGCCTCTGTGAAGTTGTGGAAGAAGCGAAGCCTGATAACACTGCGCTTGATCCAAAATCAGAATATTTTGATCCAAAATCAACAAAAGAAATTCCACGCTGGTTTGCCGTAACGGTCGGTAAACCGCAGAGGCTTGAGAGTTTTGTTTCCTTAACTGAGATGCGTGAAGAAAAAGAATTAAAAGATATGTTGCTCTTGCGTAAAGGTCAGAGACTTTCTATCTTGCCCGTGTCTCAGCAAGAGTACAGTTGCATTTTAAAAATAGCTTCGAGCAGAAAATAG
- a CDS encoding Glu/Leu/Phe/Val family dehydrogenase — MKLFSHVEQMGHEQIVFCCDKESGLKAIIAIHDTTLGPALGGTRLLPYEKEDDAFNDVLRLSRGMTYKAACAGLALGGGKAVIIADPSQKSEAMFRSYGRFVESLNGRYITAEDMNTNVANMDHIRLETRYVTGVSAGLGGSGDPSIMTAKGVLYGIDASVKYRLGKSELRGIKIAVQGIGAVGKHLCKMLHDRGAQLYVTDIDDQKLKQAHSLYNATIVTEAELYALDVDVYAPCARGSVLNSSTIPKLKAKVIAGCANNQLEDEEKHAKILKENKILYAPDYVINAGGLINVANELTGYNLEKVESEIARIANTLDSIYIEADKLGLTTQEAAKRFAEKRIQSVANLKTMSSFKHSAIGNIIK; from the coding sequence ATGAAGTTATTTTCGCATGTTGAACAAATGGGCCATGAGCAGATTGTTTTCTGCTGCGATAAGGAATCGGGCTTAAAAGCGATCATTGCTATCCATGATACCACTTTGGGGCCTGCGCTGGGTGGCACTCGTCTTTTGCCATATGAAAAAGAAGACGATGCATTTAATGACGTCTTACGCTTAAGCAGAGGAATGACTTATAAAGCAGCTTGTGCGGGGCTGGCATTGGGTGGTGGAAAAGCTGTCATCATAGCTGATCCAAGTCAAAAATCGGAAGCTATGTTTCGCTCCTATGGAAGGTTCGTAGAATCTCTCAATGGACGTTATATCACTGCAGAAGACATGAACACAAATGTGGCAAATATGGATCACATTCGTTTGGAAACTCGTTATGTTACCGGCGTTTCAGCTGGTCTCGGCGGAAGCGGAGATCCAAGTATTATGACTGCAAAAGGAGTTCTCTATGGAATTGATGCGTCCGTAAAATATCGCTTGGGTAAAAGTGAGTTACGCGGAATTAAAATTGCAGTTCAAGGGATTGGTGCTGTTGGAAAACACCTGTGCAAAATGTTACATGACAGAGGTGCTCAACTTTATGTCACCGACATCGACGATCAAAAATTGAAACAAGCACATTCGTTATACAACGCAACAATTGTAACGGAAGCAGAACTTTATGCCTTAGATGTGGACGTTTATGCTCCTTGTGCGCGCGGTTCTGTGCTAAACTCTTCCACTATTCCTAAGTTAAAAGCAAAGGTGATTGCTGGTTGTGCAAATAATCAACTTGAAGATGAAGAAAAGCACGCAAAAATATTAAAAGAAAATAAAATTCTTTATGCTCCTGATTATGTGATCAATGCAGGTGGATTGATAAATGTTGCAAATGAACTCACTGGGTATAATCTCGAGAAGGTTGAATCTGAAATTGCGCGTATTGCTAACACTCTAGATTCAATTTATATCGAGGCGGACAAATTAGGTTTGACAACACAGGAAGCAGCGAAGCGTTTTGCAGAAAAGCGCATTCAAAGTGTTGCAAATTTAAAGACAATGTCGAGTTTTAAACATTCTGCAATTGGTAATATAATAAAGTAA